CGTGCGCGACGGAGAAGACGGTTTGAAAGATTTTGAAAATTTGATGAAATTCTTCAGATCGATTCTTGCTTATCATCGGTTTTACGGAGGTAGGGAATGATGGCGGTGCAATCGTCGGCGGGAAAATACCGCATCAGCGGCGTTATCGAGTTGAAGACCGCGCTTCACATCGGGGGAGGCAACGATACGTCGGAGATCGGCAGCGTTGACAAGAGCGTCGTTCGCGATCCGGTGACGCGTGAGCCGTACATTCCCGGCAGCTCGCTGAAAGGGAAGCTTCGCACGTTGCTGGAGTTATATCACTATGCGCTCGACAGCAGTTTTTTCGACGACAGCCGGATTCGCGTCGGCGGCAATGATACACGTCATCATGAGTGCGGTGAACCTGCGTGTGTCGTCTGCCGGCTGTTCGGCGCTACGAGCGGGAAAAATGGTCGCAACCCCTCAAATCCTTCCGGGGAGGTCAAATGGAACCGCCCCGCCCGTCTGATCGTCCGCGATACGGAGCTGGCCGACGAATCGCGCCAGCTGCTAAGGGATGCGGACGAGCTGGACTTTTTCATGACTGAAGTTAAGTTTGAAAATTCGCTCGACCGCATCACGAGCGCGGCCAATCCGCGCCAGATTGAACGCGTGCCGAAGGGGACGAAGTTCCGGTTTGAGATGATCTACACGTTCTGGGGGTTCAATCCTGCGTTCGGCGAACGGTTTTCGGCGGTCGATGCGGGGCGGGAGATCGGTGAAGATCTTCGGCATTTGCTGCTTTCGTTCGAGCTTCTCGAAGGCGATTATCTCGGCGGCAACGGGTCGCGCGGTTACGGCAAGGTGGCGTTCGGCGGCTTGAAGCTGGAGATGCGGACGTTCGAGGCGTATCGGGACGGCCGGGAATGGACGTGTGTCGCGGAAGCCGCGACGCTGGGCGAGTTTGTGCGAAACATTCGCGGACAGTTTTCGCTCGACGGAGGCGAACGGGAGGAGGCCGTCGGCGGTACCGGCGGAGATACGGCGGCATGCGGCTGACGGTCGAGATGCGTTTCCGCGGGCCGGTGCGCATCGGCACGGGCGGATTCGGGATGGAGGGAAGCGGGCTTATCCTTCATTCCGATACGCTGTTCAGCGCGCTGTACATCGCTTGGCTACGGCTGTACGGCGGACCTGTACCGAAGATGCGCGTCAGTTCCGCGTTTCCGCGGGCAGGCGGGGTCGTCTATTATCCGCGGCCGCAGTTGCCGATTCCCGGTCTTACTCCCGACGATGCGCTGGCGTTCGGCAAGTCCTTGAAGGCGTTGAGATGGGTTGCGGAACCGTCGTTCTTCCGCTGGATTCGCGGAGCGGCGTTTCGAGCGGAGGACGTGCACGCCATGTTGAAGGCGGAAGAAGTCCTCGACAAGCAGGCGGCCGTCCGCGACCGGCCCCGCGCGGCTGTCGATCGGTTCGGCGCGGGGACGAACTTGTATTGGGTCGGCGAAACGTTTTTTGCCGACGGCGACGGGCTGACGTTTTTCGCGGAAGTGCCGGACGGGGAGGCGGACCGGTTTTGCCGGGCGGTCGAATGGCTGGGCGACGAAGGGATCGGCGGTCGGCGGAGTTCGGGTTACGGGGCGTTTGAACCGCGATTTTCGGCGTCGTGGCCGTTTGAAGCGGCGACAGCGGGCGAAGCGGCGGGCGGAAGCGCCGGGAATGCCGCGGGATACGTGCTGCTGTCGCTTTACGGGCCGAATGCGGACGAGCGCAGGCGGGTTGTGGCATTGCTTCAGGCTTACCATCTGGTCGAGCGGACCGGCTGGACGGAAAGCGTCGGCGGGCAGCCGGGGTTGCGGCATCGGCGGGTCGTCATGGTCGCCGAGGGCAGCGTATTGCGGGAACCGGTCGAAGGCGGCATCGTCGATGTGGCGCCGGACGGCTTTCCGCATCCGGTCTACCGGTACGGCAAGGCGTTTTTGGTCGGCGCATCGGCGTCGGAC
Above is a genomic segment from Candidatus Reconcilbacillus cellulovorans containing:
- a CDS encoding type III-A CRISPR-associated RAMP protein Csm3, whose amino-acid sequence is MAVQSSAGKYRISGVIELKTALHIGGGNDTSEIGSVDKSVVRDPVTREPYIPGSSLKGKLRTLLELYHYALDSSFFDDSRIRVGGNDTRHHECGEPACVVCRLFGATSGKNGRNPSNPSGEVKWNRPARLIVRDTELADESRQLLRDADELDFFMTEVKFENSLDRITSAANPRQIERVPKGTKFRFEMIYTFWGFNPAFGERFSAVDAGREIGEDLRHLLLSFELLEGDYLGGNGSRGYGKVAFGGLKLEMRTFEAYRDGREWTCVAEAATLGEFVRNIRGQFSLDGGEREEAVGGTGGDTAACG
- a CDS encoding type III-A CRISPR-associated RAMP protein Csm4 — protein: MRLTVEMRFRGPVRIGTGGFGMEGSGLILHSDTLFSALYIAWLRLYGGPVPKMRVSSAFPRAGGVVYYPRPQLPIPGLTPDDALAFGKSLKALRWVAEPSFFRWIRGAAFRAEDVHAMLKAEEVLDKQAAVRDRPRAAVDRFGAGTNLYWVGETFFADGDGLTFFAEVPDGEADRFCRAVEWLGDEGIGGRRSSGYGAFEPRFSASWPFEAATAGEAAGGSAGNAAGYVLLSLYGPNADERRRVVALLQAYHLVERTGWTESVGGQPGLRHRRVVMVAEGSVLREPVEGGIVDVAPDGFPHPVYRYGKAFLVGASASDGGAGDAGAE